The Candidatus Nanosynbacter featherlites region GCCGTGTGCTCATTTACTTCCTCGCCCAGAAAAATTATTCGCTCGTTCAAGAGACGTGAATAAATATCAAACGCTCGTTCGCCGTCAGAAGATTTTTCAATAACAGTTGGTACCAGATAGCTATTTACTTTATTCATGAACCATATTATAGCATATAGCCGGCACCTCATGGTACACTGAGAATATGCAGAAAGCTATCATCGTTGCCTATGACAAAAACCGCGCCATCGGGCGAGGCGGTGATTTACCGTGGGGTCGCAGCTTGCCAGCAGATTTGGCGCATTTCAAGAAGTTGACTAAAGGCGGCAATGTCGTCATGGGCCGAAAAACCTTCGAGTCAATCGGCTCTCATCCGCTACCAGAGCGCGAAAACATCGTCATTTCCTCACGACCGACAGGCATCAAAGGTGTCCTTACGGCTGTGAATTTAGAAAGCGCCCTGGCGCTAGCTCGTTACAAAACCTTCATCATCGGCGGCGCGCAGGTGTATGGTGATGCGCTG contains the following coding sequences:
- a CDS encoding dihydrofolate reductase; translated protein: MQKAIIVAYDKNRAIGRGGDLPWGRSLPADLAHFKKLTKGGNVVMGRKTFESIGSHPLPERENIVISSRPTGIKGVLTAVNLESALALARYKTFIIGGAQVYGDALNTPEIDTIYATEVDATFSDADTFFPDIDMTIWEETDRVHHPADDDNAYAFDFVTYRRKIVE